In a genomic window of Dermochelys coriacea isolate rDerCor1 chromosome 11, rDerCor1.pri.v4, whole genome shotgun sequence:
- the ARL4C gene encoding ADP-ribosylation factor-like protein 4C produces the protein MGNISSNISAFQSLHIVMLGLDSAGKTTVLYRLKFNEFVNTVPTIGFNTEKIRLSNGTAKGISCHFWDVGGQEKLRPLWKSYSRCTDGIIYVVDSVDVDRLEEAKTELHKVTKFAENQGTPLLVIANKQDLPKSLPVAELEKQLALHELAPSTTYHVQPACAIIGEGLTEGMDKLYEMILKRRKSLKQRKKR, from the coding sequence ATGGGGAACATCTCCTCCAACATCTCCGCTTTCCAGTCCCTGCACATCGTCATGCTGGGCTTGGACTCGGCCGGCAAGACCACCGTCCTCTACCGCCTCAAGTTCAACGAGTTCGTCAACACGGTGCCCACCATCGGCTTCAACACCGAGAAGATCCGGCTGAGCAACGGCACGGCCAAGGGCATCAGCTGCCACTTCTGGGACGTGGGCGGCCAGGAGAAGCTGCGGCCGCTCTGGAAGTCCTACAGCCGCTGCACCGACGGCATCATCTACGTGGTGGACTCGGTGGACGTGGACCGGCTGGAGGAGGCCAAGACCGAGCTGCACAAGGTGACAAAGTTCGCCGAGAACCAGGGCACCCCCTTGCTAGTCATCGCCAACAAGCAGGACCTGCCCAAGTCCCTGCCTGTGGCCGAGCTGGAGAAGCAGCTGGCGCTGCATGAGCTCGCCCCCTCCACCACCTACCACGTCCAGCCCGCCTGCGCCATCATCGGCGAGGGCCTCACCGAGGGCATGGACAAGCTCTATGAGATGATCCTCAAGCGCAGGAAGTCCCTCAAGCAGAGGAAGAAACGATAA